One Gordonia zhaorongruii DNA segment encodes these proteins:
- a CDS encoding DNA polymerase IV codes for MADEPDAASPPRFRWLLHFDLDQFQVSVERLRDRGLVGVPVVVGGDGDPSRARQVVTCASYEARALGVRAGLPLPAARRKAPEALFLPLDMARYEAESAKVMDVIREFGHPVEVWGWDEGYVGVEPRDTAAVLDAGDVAALADEIRRTVLDRTELSCCLGISDNKQRAKMATGFAKTAIRAPGSGPQDRVFALDDGNWAELMGPRPCRDLWSVGPKTAAKLADQGVDSVDQLVSVHRDDLVATFGPSQGNWLYVLCRGGGDDAIATQDRVAKSHSKARTYAADLTDADEIRRAVADLTQEVLDQVEGEGRIPFRVGLTVRTATFYTRTKMRKLATPTTSFDAIVPVAWKLLEAFDVQRPVRLIAVRLELLDPE; via the coding sequence GTGGCCGATGAACCCGACGCAGCATCACCGCCCCGATTCCGGTGGTTGCTGCACTTCGACCTGGACCAGTTCCAGGTATCGGTGGAGCGGTTGCGCGATCGTGGCCTGGTGGGAGTGCCGGTCGTCGTCGGCGGCGACGGTGATCCTTCACGGGCACGTCAGGTGGTGACGTGCGCGTCGTACGAGGCGCGGGCGCTCGGTGTGCGCGCCGGACTGCCGTTGCCCGCGGCCCGGAGGAAGGCCCCCGAGGCGCTGTTCCTGCCCCTGGACATGGCGCGTTACGAAGCCGAATCGGCGAAGGTCATGGACGTGATCCGCGAGTTCGGCCATCCGGTCGAGGTGTGGGGCTGGGACGAGGGATACGTCGGTGTCGAGCCCCGCGACACGGCAGCGGTGCTGGACGCAGGCGACGTCGCGGCCCTCGCCGACGAGATCCGCCGAACCGTGCTCGACCGGACGGAGCTGAGCTGCTGTCTCGGGATCTCGGACAACAAGCAACGAGCCAAGATGGCCACCGGATTCGCCAAAACCGCCATCAGGGCCCCCGGCAGCGGTCCGCAGGACCGGGTGTTCGCCCTCGACGATGGGAACTGGGCGGAACTCATGGGGCCGCGTCCGTGCCGGGATCTGTGGAGCGTGGGCCCCAAGACTGCGGCCAAGCTCGCCGATCAGGGCGTCGACTCCGTCGACCAACTCGTCAGCGTCCACCGTGACGACCTGGTGGCGACCTTCGGGCCCAGTCAGGGCAATTGGCTGTACGTCCTGTGTCGTGGCGGGGGAGACGATGCGATCGCGACGCAGGACCGGGTCGCGAAGTCGCATTCGAAGGCGCGGACGTACGCTGCCGACCTGACCGACGCCGACGAGATCCGGCGCGCGGTCGCCGACCTGACACAGGAGGTCCTCGACCAAGTGGAGGGCGAGGGGCGGATTCCGTTCCGAGTAGGACTCACGGTGCGGACCGCGACGTTCTACACGCGTACCAAGATGCGGAAGCTGGCGACGCCGACCACGTCGTTCGACGCGATCGTTCCGGTCGCCTGGAAATTGCTAGAGGCCTTCGACGTGCAACGTCCGGTCCGGTTGATAGCGGTGCGGCTCGAACTTCTCGACCCCGAGTAG
- a CDS encoding alpha/beta hydrolase translates to MRNFCARAARRAVVAGVLVALTAALAPAVGAADAAPRIVGVARIEARTDLVSVYSPSMRRVVRNHVLHPVGKPAGLPAFYMLPGIGGGEDRISWYHNGGVREFFAHKPVNVILPIGGRFSMMTDWQNADPSLGVNKWQTYVNRELPAVIDRSYRTSGANALSGVSMSAGPALDIATHAPRRYRAVAAYSGCPGTTDPLGLMATNAVVARGGGNVLNMWGPPGSPAWYHHDPVVNAGKLRGKAVYLSAGSGVPGPVDGDLLRNGGGMVGGNVIEAVSLRCTENMSRRLNSLGIAHEFMHRPDGVHTWGLFKAGLHDSWPMIARAIGAR, encoded by the coding sequence ATGCGTAACTTCTGCGCGCGAGCGGCGCGCCGGGCAGTGGTCGCCGGAGTGCTGGTCGCCCTCACGGCAGCACTGGCGCCCGCCGTGGGAGCGGCGGATGCCGCACCCAGGATCGTCGGCGTAGCGCGCATCGAAGCCCGTACCGACCTGGTCTCGGTGTACTCACCGTCCATGCGCCGCGTGGTTCGCAATCATGTCCTGCACCCGGTGGGAAAGCCCGCGGGTCTGCCCGCTTTCTACATGCTGCCCGGCATCGGCGGCGGTGAGGACCGCATCTCCTGGTACCACAACGGCGGTGTCCGTGAATTCTTCGCACACAAGCCCGTCAACGTGATCCTGCCGATCGGCGGCAGGTTCTCGATGATGACCGACTGGCAGAACGCCGACCCGTCGCTCGGCGTCAACAAATGGCAGACCTACGTGAACCGCGAACTGCCGGCAGTCATCGACAGGTCGTACCGGACCAGCGGAGCGAACGCCCTGTCGGGCGTCTCGATGTCGGCCGGGCCGGCCCTGGACATCGCGACCCACGCACCGAGGCGCTACCGCGCCGTCGCCGCGTACAGCGGCTGCCCGGGAACCACCGATCCTCTGGGCCTCATGGCGACCAACGCCGTGGTCGCGCGCGGCGGCGGCAACGTGCTCAACATGTGGGGACCGCCGGGCAGCCCGGCCTGGTACCACCACGACCCCGTCGTCAATGCGGGGAAGCTCCGCGGTAAGGCCGTCTACCTGTCTGCGGGATCGGGCGTCCCCGGCCCTGTGGACGGCGATCTCCTGCGCAACGGGGGCGGCATGGTCGGCGGAAACGTCATCGAGGCCGTCTCACTGCGCTGCACCGAGAACATGTCGCGACGTCTCAACAGTCTCGGCATCGCGCACGAGTTCATGCATCGCCCAGACGGCGTCCACACCTGGGGCCTGTTCAAGGCCGGACTCCACGACTCCTGGCCGATGATCGCCCGCGCCATCGGCGCCCGGTAA
- a CDS encoding type IV toxin-antitoxin system AbiEi family antitoxin domain-containing protein — translation MSPTADTETIRRTDFVDAGYSDHQIAHAVARGDVAKVSRGVYAAPDRIAAHPDAGSELYRLRCRAAAIADDAVLSHQSAAAVLGLPVLRPDRMRVHVINGSPGNGKVRPTRHTHAGPFDDDVVLVDGVAVTSPARTAVDLACSTRFASALTACDGALALGASRDQLLECLHRRRRRGARVASRAIEYANARSANPAESWSRAQMIDGRLPAPDLQTRFTIGTGQAFVDFCWDDRLAGEFDGRIKYGRDLRRGETAADAVSREKVREDALRAQGLMVVRWTRADLERGTMLDRIRFWVQRLDLL, via the coding sequence ATGAGCCCAACTGCCGATACCGAGACAATTCGTCGGACCGACTTCGTCGATGCCGGCTACAGCGATCACCAGATCGCGCACGCCGTCGCCCGCGGCGACGTGGCCAAGGTGTCGCGTGGCGTTTACGCGGCGCCGGACCGGATTGCGGCGCACCCGGACGCCGGTAGCGAACTGTACCGACTGCGCTGCCGGGCTGCGGCGATAGCCGACGACGCCGTGCTGAGTCACCAGTCTGCGGCAGCCGTGCTGGGCCTGCCGGTGCTCCGTCCCGACCGGATGCGGGTCCACGTCATCAACGGCTCTCCCGGAAACGGAAAGGTCCGGCCGACCAGACACACGCACGCAGGCCCCTTCGACGACGACGTCGTGCTCGTGGACGGAGTCGCCGTCACGAGCCCGGCGAGGACCGCTGTGGACCTCGCGTGCTCCACCCGATTCGCGTCGGCGCTGACGGCGTGCGACGGAGCCCTCGCGCTCGGCGCGTCACGGGATCAGCTGCTGGAGTGTCTGCACCGCCGTCGACGACGCGGTGCACGGGTCGCATCGCGGGCGATCGAGTACGCCAACGCACGATCCGCGAATCCCGCAGAGTCGTGGAGCCGTGCTCAGATGATCGACGGCAGGCTACCGGCTCCGGACCTTCAGACGCGTTTCACCATCGGCACGGGGCAGGCGTTCGTCGACTTCTGCTGGGACGACAGACTCGCAGGCGAGTTCGACGGTCGGATCAAGTACGGACGCGATCTGCGGCGCGGTGAGACCGCCGCCGATGCGGTATCCCGGGAGAAGGTTCGCGAAGATGCGTTGCGCGCTCAAGGGCTCATGGTGGTGCGGTGGACGAGGGCCGACCTGGAACGCGGCACCATGCTCGACCGGATCCGGTTCTGGGTGCAGAGGCTTGATCTGCTGTGA
- a CDS encoding SRPBCC domain-containing protein → MPLITDSSIDIDAPADVVWRVLTDFDAYGEWNPFQVECSSTLEPGAPLDMKFRLGPGGLRSAREYIVDVDPGKTFAYSMKRVPLGAVRSLRRHTVIDLGDGRSRYESHFEITGPVSGLVKLTLGKELVAKFASVTEAVGPRAEALARS, encoded by the coding sequence ATGCCACTGATCACCGATAGCTCCATCGACATCGACGCCCCCGCCGACGTCGTCTGGCGAGTGCTGACCGACTTCGACGCGTACGGCGAATGGAATCCCTTCCAGGTCGAATGCTCGTCGACCCTGGAACCGGGCGCTCCACTGGACATGAAGTTCCGCCTCGGCCCCGGCGGACTGCGCTCCGCACGCGAGTACATCGTCGACGTCGACCCCGGAAAGACCTTCGCGTACAGCATGAAGCGTGTCCCCCTCGGCGCCGTCCGCAGCCTTCGCCGTCACACCGTCATCGACCTCGGGGACGGACGCAGCCGCTACGAGTCGCACTTCGAGATCACCGGGCCGGTGTCCGGTTTGGTGAAGCTGACGCTCGGAAAGGAGCTCGTGGCCAAGTTCGCCTCGGTCACCGAAGCCGTCGGTCCCCGGGCAGAGGCACTCGCACGCTCGTGA
- a CDS encoding DNA-directed RNA polymerase subunit beta' yields MLDVNFFDELKIGLATADDIHTWSYGEVKKPETINYRTLKPEKDGLFCEKIFGPTRDWECYCGKYKRVRFKGIICERCGVEVTKAKVRRERMGHIELAAAVTHIWYFKGVPSRLGYLLDLAPKDLEKIIYFAAYVITSVDDELRHAELSTREAEMGVERKAIMDDLEVALAERQSKLEADLAELEAEEAKADAKRKVRDAGERELKRMRDAANREVEALDEIWDKFTKLAPGELIVDERLYRELEDRFGEYFTGSMGAEAIKKLLETFDIDAEAESLRETIRSGKGQKKLRALKRLKVVAAFQRSGNSPQAMVLEAVPVIPPELRPMVQLDGGRFATSDLNDLYRRVINRNNRLKRLIDLGAPEIIVNNEKRMLQESVDALFDNGRRGRPVTGPGNRPLKSLSDLLKGKQGRFRQNLLGKRVDYSGRSVIVVGPQLKLHQCGLPKLMALELFKPFVMKRLVDLNQAQNIKSAKRMVERQRPAVWDVLEEVIAEHPVMLNRAPTLHRLGIQAFEPQLVEGKAIQLHPLVCEAFNADFDGDQMAVHLPLSAEAQAEARILMLSSNNILSPASGRPLAMPRLDMVTGLYYLTTQKPGEVGEYTESSKDDIERGAYSSPSEAIMAVDRGALSIQASIKVRLTDQRPPADVEAEQFPEGWRKGDAWETTTTLGRVMFNELLPVDYPFIDEQMPKKRQAVIINDLAERYPMIVVAQTVDKLKDVGFYWATRSGVTVSMSDVLVPPAKAEILERYEERADGLERKFQRGGLTTDERRDALVEIWKQATEEVGKALEDYYPEDNPITMIPRSGATGNMTQVRNLSGMKGLVTNPKGEFIPRPIKSSFREGLTVAEYFINTHGARKGLADTALRTADSGYLTRRLVDVSQDVIVRETDCGTERGIMVPLAERSAEGVLIRDPHVETSAYARTLAVDAKDSSGNVVIERGHDLGDPAIEALLEAGVTEVKVRSVLTCATGTGVCAHCYGRSMATGKLVDIGEAVGIIAAQSIGEPGTQLTMRTFHQGGVGDDITGGLPRVTELFEARVPKGKAPIAEVSGRVQVEDDDRFYKITIVPDDGSEEVVYDKISKRQRMRVFKHEDGTERLLADGDHVEVGQQLMEGAADPHEVLRIMGPRQVQIHLVNEVQEVYRSQGVSIHDKHVETIVRQMLRRVTIIDSGATEFLPGSLTERAEFEAANRSVVTEGGEPAAGRPVLMGITKASLATDSWLSAASFQETTRVLTDAAINSRSDRLVGLKENVIIGKLIPAGTGIDRYRNIEVQPTEEARAAAYALPTYDDTYYSPEGAFGAPSGAAVPLDDYGFGSDFR; encoded by the coding sequence GTGCTCGACGTCAACTTTTTCGACGAACTGAAGATCGGTCTTGCAACGGCCGATGACATCCATACGTGGTCGTACGGTGAGGTCAAGAAGCCGGAGACCATCAACTACCGCACCCTGAAGCCGGAGAAGGACGGACTCTTCTGCGAGAAGATCTTCGGACCGACCCGCGACTGGGAGTGCTACTGCGGCAAGTACAAGCGCGTTCGCTTCAAGGGCATCATCTGTGAGCGCTGCGGCGTCGAGGTGACCAAGGCCAAGGTGCGTCGTGAGCGCATGGGCCACATCGAGCTGGCTGCTGCGGTCACGCACATCTGGTACTTCAAGGGCGTGCCGAGCCGTCTGGGCTACCTGCTCGACCTGGCCCCGAAGGATCTCGAGAAGATCATCTACTTCGCCGCCTACGTCATCACCTCGGTGGACGACGAGCTGCGTCACGCAGAGCTGTCGACCCGTGAGGCCGAGATGGGCGTCGAGCGCAAGGCCATCATGGACGACCTCGAGGTCGCACTGGCCGAGCGCCAGAGCAAGCTCGAGGCCGACTTGGCCGAGCTGGAGGCCGAAGAGGCCAAGGCCGACGCCAAGCGCAAGGTCCGCGATGCCGGCGAGCGTGAGCTCAAGCGCATGCGCGACGCCGCGAACCGCGAGGTCGAGGCTCTCGACGAGATCTGGGACAAGTTCACCAAGCTGGCTCCGGGCGAGCTGATCGTGGACGAGCGCCTGTACCGCGAGCTCGAGGACCGCTTCGGCGAGTACTTCACCGGCTCGATGGGTGCCGAGGCGATCAAGAAGCTCCTCGAGACCTTCGACATCGACGCCGAGGCCGAGTCGCTTCGCGAGACCATCCGCAGCGGCAAGGGGCAGAAGAAGCTCCGCGCTCTCAAGCGTCTCAAGGTTGTCGCGGCATTCCAGCGTTCGGGCAATTCGCCGCAGGCGATGGTCCTCGAGGCCGTCCCGGTGATCCCGCCGGAGCTGCGTCCGATGGTCCAGCTCGATGGTGGCCGCTTCGCCACCAGCGACCTGAACGACCTGTACCGCCGCGTGATCAACCGCAACAACCGTCTCAAGCGACTGATCGATCTCGGTGCGCCCGAGATCATCGTCAACAACGAGAAGCGCATGCTTCAGGAGTCGGTCGACGCACTGTTCGACAACGGCCGTCGTGGCCGTCCGGTAACCGGACCGGGCAACCGCCCGCTCAAGTCGCTGTCCGATCTACTCAAGGGCAAGCAGGGTCGCTTCCGTCAGAACCTGCTCGGCAAGCGTGTCGACTACTCGGGCCGTAGCGTCATCGTCGTCGGCCCGCAGCTCAAGCTGCACCAGTGCGGTCTGCCGAAGCTGATGGCCCTCGAGCTGTTCAAGCCGTTCGTGATGAAGCGTCTGGTCGATCTGAACCAGGCGCAGAACATCAAGTCGGCCAAGCGCATGGTGGAGCGTCAGCGTCCCGCCGTGTGGGATGTCCTCGAAGAGGTCATCGCCGAGCACCCGGTCATGCTGAACCGTGCTCCGACGCTGCACCGTCTGGGCATCCAGGCGTTCGAGCCGCAGCTCGTCGAGGGCAAGGCCATTCAGCTGCACCCGCTGGTGTGTGAGGCCTTCAACGCCGACTTCGACGGTGACCAGATGGCCGTGCACCTGCCGCTGTCGGCGGAGGCGCAGGCCGAGGCGCGCATCCTGATGCTGTCCTCGAACAACATCCTGTCGCCGGCGTCGGGCCGTCCGCTCGCCATGCCGCGTCTGGACATGGTGACCGGTCTGTACTACCTGACCACCCAGAAGCCGGGTGAGGTCGGCGAGTACACCGAGTCGTCGAAGGACGACATCGAGCGTGGCGCCTACTCGAGCCCGTCCGAGGCCATCATGGCCGTCGACCGCGGCGCACTGAGCATTCAGGCGTCGATCAAGGTGCGGCTGACCGATCAGCGTCCGCCCGCGGACGTCGAGGCCGAGCAGTTCCCCGAGGGCTGGCGCAAGGGCGATGCGTGGGAGACCACCACCACCCTGGGTCGCGTGATGTTCAACGAGCTGCTCCCGGTGGACTACCCGTTCATCGACGAGCAGATGCCGAAGAAGCGTCAGGCCGTGATCATCAACGACCTCGCCGAGCGCTACCCGATGATCGTCGTCGCTCAGACCGTCGACAAGCTGAAGGACGTCGGCTTCTACTGGGCGACCCGTTCGGGTGTCACGGTCTCGATGTCGGACGTCCTCGTGCCGCCGGCCAAGGCCGAGATCCTCGAACGCTACGAGGAGCGGGCCGATGGGCTGGAGCGCAAGTTCCAGCGTGGTGGCCTGACGACCGACGAGCGTCGTGACGCACTGGTCGAGATCTGGAAGCAGGCGACCGAGGAGGTCGGTAAGGCTCTCGAGGACTACTACCCCGAGGACAACCCGATCACGATGATCCCGCGCTCGGGCGCGACCGGCAACATGACGCAGGTTCGTAACCTGTCGGGCATGAAGGGCCTGGTCACCAACCCGAAGGGTGAGTTCATCCCGCGTCCGATCAAGTCCTCGTTCCGTGAGGGCCTGACCGTCGCCGAGTACTTCATCAATACGCACGGTGCCCGTAAGGGTCTGGCCGACACGGCGCTGCGTACCGCCGACTCGGGTTACCTGACCCGTCGTCTGGTGGACGTGTCGCAGGACGTCATCGTCCGCGAGACCGATTGCGGCACCGAGCGCGGCATCATGGTCCCGCTGGCCGAGCGTTCGGCCGAGGGCGTGCTCATCCGCGACCCGCACGTCGAGACCTCGGCGTACGCCCGCACCCTCGCGGTCGACGCCAAGGACTCCTCGGGCAACGTCGTGATCGAGCGCGGCCACGACCTGGGCGACCCGGCGATCGAGGCTCTCCTCGAGGCCGGCGTCACCGAGGTGAAGGTCCGTTCGGTTCTGACCTGTGCGACGGGCACCGGCGTCTGTGCTCACTGCTACGGCCGCAGCATGGCGACCGGCAAGCTCGTCGACATCGGCGAAGCGGTCGGCATCATCGCCGCCCAGTCGATCGGTGAGCCCGGTACCCAGCTGACGATGCGTACCTTCCACCAGGGTGGTGTCGGTGACGACATCACCGGCGGTCTGCCGCGTGTCACGGAACTGTTCGAGGCTCGCGTGCCCAAGGGCAAGGCGCCGATCGCCGAGGTGTCGGGCCGGGTTCAGGTCGAGGACGACGATCGCTTCTACAAGATCACCATCGTCCCGGACGACGGCAGCGAAGAGGTCGTCTACGACAAGATCTCGAAGCGTCAGCGCATGCGCGTCTTCAAGCACGAGGACGGCACCGAGCGTCTGCTCGCCGACGGCGACCACGTCGAGGTCGGTCAGCAGCTCATGGAGGGTGCTGCCGACCCGCACGAGGTGCTCCGCATCATGGGCCCGCGTCAGGTGCAGATCCACCTGGTCAACGAGGTCCAGGAGGTGTACCGGAGCCAGGGTGTGTCGATCCACGACAAGCACGTCGAGACGATCGTCCGCCAGATGCTGCGTCGCGTGACGATCATCGATTCCGGTGCGACCGAGTTCCTGCCGGGCTCGCTGACCGAGCGTGCCGAGTTCGAGGCCGCGAACCGTTCGGTCGTGACCGAGGGCGGCGAGCCTGCTGCCGGACGCCCGGTCCTGATGGGCATCACGAAGGCGTCGCTGGCCACCGATTCGTGGCTGTCGGCGGCGTCGTTCCAGGAGACCACTCGAGTGCTGACCGATGCGGCCATCAACAGCCGCAGCGATCGTCTCGTCGGCCTCAAGGAGAACGTGATCATCGGTAAGCTGATCCCGGCCGGTACCGGCATCGACCGCTACCGCAACATCGAGGTTCAGCCGACCGAGGAAGCGCGTGCCGCGGCATACGCTCTCCCGACGTACGACGACACCTACTACAGCCCGGAAGGCGCCTTCGGCGCTCCGAGCGGTGCCGCCGTCCCGCTGGACGACTACGGATTCGGCAGCGACTTCCGCTGA
- a CDS encoding DNA-directed RNA polymerase subunit beta: MALDRQSTSTSAGIIPGAPHRASFAKIDEPLEVPGLLDLQLDSFDWLVGTPEWRAKAIARGEENPVGGLEDVLRELSPIEDFSSSMSLSFSDPHFDEVKASVDECKDKDMTYAAPLFVTAEFINNNTGEIKSQTVFMGDFPIMTDKGSFVINGTERVVVSQLVRSPGVYFDASIDKATEKTLHSVKVIPGRGAWLEFDVDKRDTVGVRIDRKRRQPVTVLLQALGMTREEIADRFGFSEILMSTLEKDSTGNQDEALLEVYRKLRPGEPPTKESAESLLENLFFKEKRYDLARVGRYKINKKLGLTETPMFGESVLSREDIIATVEYLVRLHEADPNTTSTMTVPNGVEVPVEVDDIDHFGNRRLRTVGELIQNQIRVGLSRMERVVRERMTTQDAEAITPQTLINIRPVVAAIKEFFGTSQLSQFMDQNNPLSGLTHKRRLSALGPGGLSRERAGLEVRDVHPSHYGRMCPIETPEGPNIGLIGSLSVYARVNPFGFIETPYRKVVDGKVTDQVQYMTADEEDRYLIGQANTNYGQDGTITDERVLVRLKGAEVEFVPAGQVEYLDVSPRQMVSVATAMIPFLEHDDANRALMGANMQRQAVPLVRNESPLVGTGMELRAAVDAGDVIVTGKSGLVEEVSADFITVMADDGTRDSFRLRKFERSNHGTCANQVPIVDEGQRVEAGQVLADGPCTDEGEMALGKNLLVAIMPWEGHNYEDAIILSQRLVEEDTLTSIHIEEHEIDARDTKLGAEEITRDIPNVSDEVLADLDERGIVRIGAEVRDGDVLVGKVTPKGETELTPEERLLRAIFGEKAREVRDTSLKVPHGETGKVIGVRVFSREDDDDLAPGVNELVRVYVAQKRKIQDGDKLAGRHGNKGVIGKILPQEDMPFLPDGSPVDIILNTHGVPRRMNIGQILETHLGWVAKAGWNIDTEKLEEEWAKRLPADMHSAEPDTNTATPVFDGARDDELAGLLGSTLPNRDGDVMVGPDGKATLFDGRSGEPFPYPVAVGYMYIIKLHHLVDDKIHARSTGPYSMITQQPLGGKAQFGGQRFGEMECWAMQAYGAAYTLQELLTIKSDDVVGRVKVYEAIVKGENIPEPGIPESFKVLLKELQSLCLNVEVLSSDGAAIEMADSDDEDLERAAANLGINLSRNENATVDDLAN, encoded by the coding sequence TTGGCTCTCGACCGCCAGTCCACCTCAACCTCCGCGGGTATTATCCCGGGCGCGCCACATCGCGCTTCCTTTGCCAAGATCGACGAGCCCCTTGAAGTTCCGGGCCTGCTCGATCTGCAGCTGGACTCGTTCGATTGGCTCGTCGGCACGCCCGAGTGGCGCGCCAAGGCGATCGCCCGCGGTGAAGAGAACCCGGTCGGCGGACTCGAGGACGTCCTCCGCGAACTGTCCCCGATCGAGGACTTCTCGTCCTCGATGTCGCTGTCGTTCTCCGATCCGCACTTCGACGAGGTCAAGGCCTCGGTCGATGAGTGCAAGGACAAGGACATGACCTACGCGGCGCCGTTGTTCGTCACCGCGGAGTTCATCAACAACAACACCGGTGAGATCAAGTCGCAGACCGTCTTCATGGGCGACTTCCCGATCATGACCGATAAGGGCAGCTTCGTCATCAACGGCACCGAGCGTGTCGTGGTGAGCCAGCTCGTCCGCAGCCCCGGTGTGTACTTCGATGCGTCGATCGACAAGGCCACCGAGAAGACGCTGCACTCGGTGAAGGTGATCCCGGGCCGCGGTGCATGGCTCGAGTTCGATGTCGACAAGCGCGACACCGTCGGTGTCCGTATCGACCGCAAGCGCCGCCAGCCGGTCACAGTGCTGCTGCAGGCGCTCGGCATGACGCGCGAGGAGATCGCCGACCGCTTCGGCTTCTCCGAGATCCTCATGTCGACCCTGGAGAAGGACAGCACCGGAAACCAGGACGAGGCGCTCCTCGAGGTCTACCGCAAGCTGCGCCCGGGCGAGCCGCCGACCAAGGAGTCGGCGGAGAGCCTTCTGGAGAACCTGTTCTTCAAGGAGAAGCGCTACGACCTGGCTCGCGTCGGTCGTTACAAGATCAACAAGAAGCTCGGCCTCACCGAGACTCCGATGTTCGGCGAGTCGGTACTCAGCCGCGAGGACATCATCGCGACCGTCGAGTACCTCGTCCGTCTGCACGAGGCCGACCCGAACACGACGTCCACGATGACAGTGCCGAACGGTGTCGAGGTGCCGGTCGAGGTCGACGACATCGACCACTTCGGCAACCGTCGTCTGCGCACCGTCGGTGAGCTGATCCAGAACCAGATCCGCGTCGGACTCTCGCGTATGGAGCGCGTCGTGCGTGAGCGCATGACCACGCAGGACGCCGAGGCGATCACTCCGCAGACCCTGATCAACATCCGTCCCGTCGTGGCGGCGATCAAGGAGTTCTTCGGAACCAGCCAGCTGTCGCAGTTCATGGACCAGAACAACCCGCTGTCGGGACTGACGCACAAGCGTCGCCTGTCGGCACTGGGACCGGGCGGTCTGTCGCGTGAGCGCGCCGGCCTGGAGGTCCGCGACGTTCACCCGTCCCACTACGGCCGCATGTGCCCGATCGAGACCCCGGAAGGCCCGAACATCGGCCTGATCGGTTCGTTGTCGGTGTACGCCCGGGTCAACCCGTTCGGCTTCATCGAGACGCCGTACCGCAAGGTCGTCGACGGCAAGGTCACCGACCAGGTCCAGTACATGACCGCGGACGAAGAGGACCGCTACCTCATCGGTCAGGCCAACACGAACTACGGCCAGGACGGCACGATCACCGATGAGCGCGTTCTCGTGCGCCTCAAGGGTGCCGAGGTCGAGTTCGTCCCGGCGGGCCAGGTGGAGTACCTGGACGTCTCGCCGCGCCAGATGGTGTCGGTCGCGACCGCGATGATCCCGTTCCTCGAGCACGACGACGCCAACCGTGCACTGATGGGCGCCAACATGCAGCGTCAGGCGGTGCCGCTGGTTCGCAACGAGTCGCCGCTCGTCGGCACCGGCATGGAACTGCGTGCCGCAGTCGACGCCGGCGACGTCATCGTCACCGGCAAGAGCGGACTCGTCGAGGAGGTGTCGGCCGACTTCATCACGGTGATGGCCGACGACGGCACTCGCGACAGCTTCCGCCTGCGCAAGTTCGAGCGGAGCAACCACGGCACCTGCGCCAACCAGGTCCCGATCGTCGACGAGGGTCAGCGTGTCGAGGCCGGCCAGGTTCTCGCCGACGGGCCTTGCACCGACGAGGGCGAGATGGCGCTCGGCAAGAACCTCCTCGTGGCGATCATGCCGTGGGAGGGCCACAACTACGAGGACGCGATCATCCTGAGCCAGCGCCTCGTCGAAGAGGACACGCTCACCTCGATCCACATCGAGGAGCACGAGATCGATGCCCGCGACACCAAGCTCGGTGCCGAGGAGATCACTCGTGACATCCCGAACGTCTCCGACGAGGTCCTCGCCGACCTCGATGAGCGCGGCATCGTCCGCATCGGTGCCGAGGTCCGCGACGGCGACGTGCTGGTCGGCAAGGTCACGCCGAAGGGCGAGACCGAGCTGACCCCGGAGGAGCGCCTGCTGCGCGCGATCTTCGGCGAGAAGGCGCGCGAGGTTCGCGACACCTCGCTGAAGGTTCCGCACGGCGAGACCGGCAAGGTCATCGGCGTCCGCGTCTTCAGCCGTGAGGACGATGACGATCTGGCGCCGGGCGTCAACGAGCTCGTCCGCGTCTACGTGGCGCAGAAGCGGAAGATCCAGGACGGCGACAAGCTCGCAGGCCGCCACGGCAACAAGGGCGTCATCGGCAAGATCCTCCCGCAGGAGGACATGCCGTTCCTGCCCGACGGCAGCCCGGTCGACATCATCCTGAACACCCACGGTGTGCCGCGTCGTATGAACATCGGCCAGATCCTGGAGACCCACCTCGGTTGGGTCGCCAAGGCCGGCTGGAACATCGACACCGAGAAGCTGGAGGAGGAGTGGGCCAAGCGCCTGCCCGCCGACATGCACTCGGCGGAGCCGGACACGAACACCGCCACCCCGGTGTTCGACGGTGCTCGGGACGATGAGCTCGCGGGCCTGCTCGGCTCGACGCTCCCGAACCGGGACGGCGACGTCATGGTCGGACCGGACGGCAAGGCGACGTTGTTCGACGGCCGCTCCGGCGAGCCGTTCCCGTACCCGGTGGCAGTCGGCTACATGTACATCATCAAGCTGCACCACCTGGTGGACGACAAGATCCACGCGCGTTCGACGGGTCCGTACTCGATGATCACCCAGCAGCCGCTGGGCGGTAAGGCGCAGTTCGGTGGCCAGCGCTTCGGTGAGATGGAGTGCTGGGCGATGCAGGCGTACGGCGCCGCATACACCCTGCAGGAACTGCTGACCATCAAGTCGGACGACGTCGTCGGCCGCGTGAAGGTCTACGAGGCGATCGTCAAGGGCGAGAACATCCCGGAGCCTGGCATTCCGGAGTCGTTCAAGGTGCTCCTCAAGGAGCTCCAGTCGTTGTGCCTGAACGTGGAGGTGCTGTCGTCCGACGGTGCAGCCATCGAGATGGCCGACTCCGACGACGAGGACCTCGAGCGTGCCGCTGCGAACCTGGGCATCAACCTGTCGCGCAACGAGAACGCCACGGTCGACGATCTCGCCAACTGA